A genomic segment from Tindallia californiensis encodes:
- a CDS encoding BREX system ATP-binding domain-containing protein → MSFLSVGRADILEEFYRCLNGMKRDESYVKFLCGPYGSGKSFMLTSIKQQALQKGFVTKKGHRYPRSP, encoded by the coding sequence CTGTCTTTTTTATCCGTTGGAAGAGCTGATATTCTCGAAGAATTTTATCGGTGTCTTAACGGCATGAAACGGGATGAAAGTTATGTCAAATTTCTGTGCGGTCCTTACGGCAGCGGCAAATCCTTTATGTTGACTTCTATCAAGCAACAAGCTTTGCAAAAGGGTTTTGTGACAAAAAAAGGGCATCGTTACCCACGAAGCCCTTAA
- a CDS encoding methyl-accepting chemotaxis protein — protein MKSLKTKMMLTFLATSITLLLGAGFILYYLASSMVSDVAGELNEEMMGSFSQNIESLLERKISEGMIVSENEDVKNMDPEGAQRFIETVLERSDYGTLSMVFPDGTAYDSDLNVYDFSSSAYMEPIFQQGMDHYITDPFPSSIDGRMLTVIAHGIDDHAGNRVGAVSGSIYLSYITDMVEAINIGDAGFGWILSENGNILAHPKEEYVGQALSSLDAYGNMDLSGIEQGVAASQEIQVDGQTTILLHSPIEGTPGWHLMVEVSRAQLFSGLAAFRNTVMGIMVVAVILSVMAGLWISGNTIKPVKAVAEKLEKMADYDLRSLEEDSVNKHQNRSDEIGDMIRSSTRMQTNIVELLQQVLTASKNVSSSAEHLNTTSDQSSQAADEVAKTIEEMAKSATEQASDTATGAQAVSELGDVIGDNQLCLKSLNQELVKVEEYQSKGHESMNGLLSTTSENRAATQSVQGVINETQASAEKIDTASGMIRSIAEQTNLLALNAAIEAARAGESGRGFAVVAEEIRKLAEQSNNFTDEIATVIAELMERVQDAVRTMNQVNEVGIKQEEQVKVTSEHFRGIADSLEEMKSSLKDLNLSGDTMKNKRDEMLGIIEKISVIAEENAAGTEEASAAVEEQTASMTEIANASHQLSTLAEEMNQAIQRFKL, from the coding sequence ATGAAAAGCTTAAAAACAAAAATGATGCTTACTTTTTTAGCCACCAGCATTACCTTGCTTCTGGGGGCCGGGTTTATCCTTTATTATCTGGCATCGAGTATGGTCAGTGATGTGGCTGGTGAACTGAATGAAGAAATGATGGGAAGTTTTTCTCAGAATATTGAATCCTTGTTGGAGAGAAAAATTTCTGAAGGGATGATTGTTTCAGAAAATGAAGATGTGAAAAACATGGACCCGGAAGGGGCACAAAGATTTATTGAAACCGTACTTGAAAGGTCGGATTATGGAACTCTTTCGATGGTTTTTCCTGATGGGACGGCCTATGACAGCGACTTAAATGTTTACGATTTTAGTAGCAGTGCCTATATGGAACCGATTTTTCAGCAAGGGATGGATCATTACATAACAGACCCTTTTCCAAGCTCTATTGATGGAAGAATGTTGACGGTTATTGCTCATGGAATTGATGATCATGCCGGGAATCGGGTAGGAGCTGTTTCCGGATCCATTTACCTTTCTTATATAACGGATATGGTGGAGGCAATTAATATAGGGGATGCCGGTTTTGGATGGATTCTTTCGGAAAATGGAAATATTCTGGCTCATCCAAAGGAGGAATATGTAGGACAAGCCCTGTCTTCTCTTGATGCTTACGGAAATATGGATTTATCCGGTATCGAACAGGGAGTGGCAGCATCTCAGGAAATCCAGGTAGATGGACAGACGACGATTCTGCTTCATTCACCCATTGAAGGAACTCCGGGATGGCATTTGATGGTTGAGGTTTCTAGAGCTCAACTGTTTTCTGGACTGGCGGCTTTTAGAAATACGGTGATGGGAATCATGGTAGTAGCCGTTATTTTAAGCGTCATGGCAGGCCTGTGGATTAGTGGAAATACGATTAAACCGGTAAAAGCCGTTGCTGAAAAACTGGAGAAAATGGCGGATTATGATTTAAGAAGTCTGGAAGAGGATTCGGTAAACAAACACCAAAACCGTTCAGATGAAATTGGTGACATGATCAGGTCGAGTACTAGGATGCAGACAAATATTGTAGAATTATTGCAGCAAGTGCTAACCGCATCAAAAAACGTGTCATCTTCAGCAGAACATTTGAATACCACCAGCGATCAGTCTTCTCAGGCGGCGGATGAAGTGGCTAAAACCATAGAAGAAATGGCGAAAAGTGCTACAGAGCAGGCCAGTGATACCGCAACAGGTGCTCAGGCAGTCAGCGAACTGGGAGATGTGATCGGTGACAATCAGCTTTGCTTGAAATCCTTGAATCAAGAGTTGGTTAAAGTGGAAGAATACCAGTCAAAGGGCCATGAATCGATGAATGGACTGTTAAGCACTACTTCAGAAAATAGAGCTGCTACACAGAGTGTGCAAGGTGTTATTAATGAAACTCAGGCCAGTGCTGAAAAAATTGATACGGCCAGTGGGATGATCCGAAGCATTGCTGAGCAGACGAATTTGCTAGCCCTTAATGCTGCTATTGAAGCGGCTAGAGCCGGTGAATCCGGTCGTGGTTTTGCGGTGGTAGCGGAAGAAATCCGAAAACTGGCGGAACAGTCCAATAATTTTACGGACGAAATAGCAACGGTTATTGCTGAGTTGATGGAACGAGTGCAGGATGCTGTAAGAACAATGAATCAGGTAAACGAAGTGGGGATCAAGCAGGAAGAGCAAGTTAAAGTGACCAGTGAGCACTTCCGAGGAATTGCAGATTCTTTGGAAGAAATGAAATCATCCCTGAAGGATCTTAACCTTTCGGGTGATACCATGAAAAATAAGCGAGATGAGATGCTTGGTATTATTGAAAAAATATCTGTTATTGCAGAAGAAAATGCAGCAGGAACGGAAGAAGCATCGGCGGCAGTGGAAGAGCAGACAGCATCAATGACGGAAATTGCCAACGCTAGTCATCAATTATCTACTTTAGCAGAAGAAATGAATCAGGCGATCCAACGATTTAAGCTATAA
- the uvsE gene encoding UV DNA damage repair endonuclease UvsE codes for MSIELGYACLNTSIPMKMKSLRLKTYQERGASYLKELILHNLNYVMTCLEWNQAHQIFFFRVSSDLVPLATHEAMTYTWQEDEEIRKACKKIKEYAKLHSMRLSMHPGQYTLLNSPKEEVVKRSVEDLEYHHQMAEMLGVRDLIIHVGGVYGDKKQALHRWVKTYEKLPEGIKSKLRLENDEKSYSIQEVLGIWETTGIPLVLDFHHHRILSSMETGVALERVVKTWEGIDDPKIHLSSGRKDEKDPKHDDLIRQIDYEWVCGYVDQCFRKDQKIYLMLEAKQKEQAILHLRKRT; via the coding sequence GTGTCTATTGAATTGGGTTATGCCTGTTTGAATACCAGTATTCCGATGAAAATGAAATCTTTACGCCTAAAAACATACCAGGAAAGAGGAGCGTCTTATCTAAAAGAACTTATTCTTCACAATCTGAACTATGTGATGACCTGTCTGGAATGGAATCAGGCGCATCAGATTTTCTTTTTTCGGGTTTCCAGTGACTTGGTTCCCTTAGCAACCCATGAGGCGATGACCTATACCTGGCAGGAGGACGAAGAAATCAGAAAGGCCTGCAAAAAAATCAAGGAATATGCAAAGCTTCATTCCATGCGGCTTTCGATGCATCCTGGTCAGTATACGCTTTTAAACTCTCCCAAAGAAGAGGTGGTGAAAAGGTCTGTCGAAGACTTGGAATATCATCATCAGATGGCAGAAATGCTGGGAGTAAGGGATTTAATCATTCATGTTGGTGGCGTTTACGGCGATAAAAAACAAGCTCTTCATCGATGGGTAAAAACCTATGAGAAACTGCCGGAAGGCATTAAGAGTAAGCTTCGTTTAGAAAATGATGAAAAGAGCTATTCCATTCAAGAAGTGCTGGGAATATGGGAAACAACAGGCATTCCCCTTGTGTTGGATTTTCACCATCATCGAATCTTATCCTCCATGGAGACAGGGGTCGCTCTCGAGAGAGTGGTTAAAACCTGGGAAGGGATTGATGATCCTAAAATACATTTATCTTCTGGTCGTAAGGACGAAAAAGACCCAAAACATGATGATTTGATTCGACAAATTGATTATGAATGGGTTTGTGGGTATGTGGATCAATGCTTTCGAAAGGATCAGAAAATATACCTTATGTTGGAGGCGAAACAAAAGGAACAAGCGATTCTTCACCTGCGCAAAAGAACGTAG
- the yfcC gene encoding putative basic amino acid antiporter YfcC → MKNEEQQHEKNSKKARSFRDWQMPDTYVIIFFVVAMAALLTYLVPVGQFDVTEVTYIQDGTENSREVLDPDTFQLIKNEEGEAVREGIRLFEPFGGVGFLNYAFEGLVSGSKWGTAVGIIAFILVIGGAFGIILRTGAVENAILAMIKRTKGMESLSIPIIFFFFSLGGAVFGMGEEAIPFAMILVPLMIAMGYDAITGICITYVATQIGFATSWMNPFSLAVAQGVSGIPVLSGAGFRIALWAFFTALGIAYTYRYAQSIRKDPTKSLSYESDAYYRNDFEGRKDIEVTFGIGDALVLFTIFAGVVWVVWGVMQHAYYIPEIATQFFVMGLVAGIIGVVFRLNDMRVNDIAISFRNGAKDLVGAAMVVGMAQGIILVLGGTDPTAGTVLNTILHYAGNAVGSLPPAVSAWIMFVFQSVFNFFVVSGSGQAALVMPLMAPLADIVGVSRQVAVLAFQLGDGFTNLIVPTSGCLMGVLGVAKLDWYQWFRFQIKFQIILFVLASLAMVLAVMIGFN, encoded by the coding sequence ATGAAAAATGAAGAACAGCAACATGAGAAAAATAGCAAGAAAGCAAGATCTTTTCGAGACTGGCAAATGCCGGATACCTATGTAATTATTTTCTTTGTTGTTGCAATGGCAGCATTATTAACGTATCTGGTACCTGTGGGACAGTTTGATGTAACCGAAGTCACTTATATACAGGACGGTACAGAGAATTCCAGAGAAGTACTTGATCCGGACACATTTCAATTGATTAAAAATGAAGAAGGGGAAGCAGTCCGGGAAGGTATTCGGTTGTTTGAGCCCTTTGGTGGCGTAGGATTCCTTAATTATGCCTTTGAAGGACTGGTTAGTGGTAGCAAGTGGGGGACGGCTGTTGGTATCATTGCTTTTATTTTAGTAATTGGTGGTGCTTTTGGCATCATTTTAAGGACAGGAGCCGTAGAAAATGCTATTTTAGCCATGATTAAGCGAACAAAAGGGATGGAATCTTTATCCATACCTATTATCTTCTTTTTCTTTTCGCTGGGAGGAGCTGTTTTTGGGATGGGGGAAGAAGCCATTCCCTTCGCCATGATTCTGGTGCCATTAATGATTGCCATGGGCTACGACGCTATTACAGGCATATGCATTACCTATGTAGCGACACAAATAGGCTTTGCTACTTCTTGGATGAATCCATTTAGTTTAGCGGTGGCTCAAGGTGTTTCTGGTATTCCGGTGCTTTCCGGTGCTGGTTTTCGAATTGCTTTATGGGCGTTTTTTACGGCTTTAGGAATTGCCTATACCTATCGATACGCTCAAAGTATCCGAAAAGATCCGACAAAATCCCTTTCTTACGAATCAGATGCATACTATCGAAATGATTTTGAAGGGCGCAAAGATATTGAAGTGACATTTGGGATAGGTGACGCTTTGGTACTTTTCACCATATTTGCTGGTGTGGTATGGGTTGTATGGGGCGTTATGCAACATGCCTACTACATTCCGGAAATTGCTACTCAGTTTTTTGTGATGGGATTAGTGGCTGGAATTATTGGGGTTGTTTTTCGGCTTAATGATATGCGTGTCAACGATATTGCCATTTCTTTCCGTAATGGAGCAAAAGATTTGGTAGGAGCGGCGATGGTAGTAGGGATGGCTCAGGGGATTATTTTAGTACTGGGCGGAACGGACCCGACAGCAGGAACCGTTTTAAATACCATTTTACATTACGCAGGCAATGCGGTTGGTTCATTACCACCGGCGGTTTCTGCCTGGATTATGTTTGTTTTTCAATCTGTGTTTAACTTCTTTGTTGTTTCTGGTTCAGGGCAAGCGGCACTGGTCATGCCCCTGATGGCTCCTTTAGCTGATATTGTAGGCGTCAGCCGACAGGTAGCTGTTCTGGCTTTTCAACTGGGAGATGGATTTACCAACTTAATTGTCCCTACTTCCGGATGTTTAATGGGTGTTTTAGGGGTTGCTAAGCTGGACTGGTACCAGTGGTTTCGATTCCAGATCAAGTTTCAGATCATTTTGTTTGTACTGGCTTCTTTAGCCATGGTACTGGCTGTAATGATTGGATTTAATTAG
- a CDS encoding nitroreductase family protein — MELKEGIKQRRSARTFNKEAVEKEKLEEMLRAAMQAPSAHNQQPWEFLVIQQPETLVKLSQVHKYTAPLAGAPACVVALMNRNRLKVEAFWQQDLSAAVQNMMLQAVDLGLSTLWMGITPIEEYQKKVKEICTLPEEVEAFGLFAVGYSDKNRFKDRFDDARIHWETYS; from the coding sequence ATGGAATTAAAAGAGGGGATTAAGCAGAGACGCAGTGCTAGAACTTTCAACAAGGAAGCTGTTGAAAAAGAAAAACTGGAAGAAATGCTGAGAGCAGCAATGCAAGCTCCTTCAGCTCATAATCAACAGCCCTGGGAATTTCTGGTAATTCAACAACCGGAAACATTAGTGAAATTGTCGCAGGTTCACAAGTATACAGCCCCTCTGGCTGGTGCACCAGCTTGCGTAGTGGCTTTGATGAACCGTAACCGATTAAAAGTAGAGGCATTCTGGCAGCAGGATCTTTCGGCAGCTGTTCAAAATATGATGTTACAGGCCGTAGATTTAGGTCTTAGCACTCTTTGGATGGGAATCACGCCAATCGAGGAATATCAGAAAAAGGTAAAAGAAATATGCACACTGCCGGAAGAAGTGGAAGCTTTTGGGTTGTTTGCTGTTGGCTACTCGGATAAAAATCGATTTAAGGATCGATTTGACGATGCCAGAATTCATTGGGAGACTTATTCTTAA
- a CDS encoding ion transporter, producing the protein MEKIWKFLHQKIKDIFRAYKTLLTIITDISDKTAIYETVMALLIVLVLGLSFLDIFVIDNRRFSLYVETFDLAVCAIFAIDLSLRYRASTSKKSFFKKSWIEILAIIPFDVVFRAFRIVRIVRVAKITRASRIGRFVNTFTKVFRNIERLPMIAKMANPQYFRYKRFKKLLFGYGKSKSEDSPSKKE; encoded by the coding sequence ATGGAAAAAATATGGAAGTTTCTTCATCAAAAAATCAAAGATATTTTTCGTGCGTACAAAACATTGCTCACCATCATTACCGATATTTCAGATAAAACAGCAATCTACGAAACAGTGATGGCGCTATTGATCGTGCTGGTGTTAGGTTTGTCTTTTCTGGATATTTTTGTCATAGACAATCGCCGTTTCAGTCTTTATGTCGAAACCTTCGATCTGGCCGTCTGCGCTATTTTTGCCATCGACCTTTCTTTGAGGTATCGGGCAAGCACTTCTAAAAAATCTTTTTTCAAAAAATCTTGGATTGAGATTCTTGCTATTATTCCTTTTGACGTGGTTTTTCGAGCTTTTCGGATTGTTCGCATTGTCCGCGTTGCCAAAATTACAAGAGCCAGCCGAATCGGCCGATTTGTCAATACCTTTACAAAAGTATTCCGAAACATTGAACGGTTGCCAATGATTGCTAAAATGGCAAACCCACAATATTTTCGCTATAAACGATTCAAAAAATTACTTTTTGGATATGGAAAAAGCAAGTCAGAAGATTCTCCTTCAAAAAAAGAATAA
- a CDS encoding YciI family protein: MPYFIAFLETVDKKKDAELLDEHKAYLKKYLDNGKIYAKGPFLDHSGGLIIYKVQDEEEAYAIAKEDPVIKYQSRKMILKEWKSTFPE, from the coding sequence ATGCCATATTTTATTGCATTTCTAGAAACTGTTGATAAAAAGAAGGATGCAGAACTACTTGATGAGCATAAAGCTTATTTGAAAAAATACTTGGACAATGGGAAAATATATGCCAAAGGACCTTTTTTAGATCATAGTGGTGGGCTGATTATTTACAAAGTACAAGATGAAGAAGAAGCTTATGCCATTGCTAAAGAAGATCCGGTGATCAAATATCAATCGAGAAAAATGATATTAAAAGAATGGAAAAGCACGTTTCCAGAGTGA
- a CDS encoding PAS domain-containing hybrid sensor histidine kinase/response regulator has product MRNLQALLEKATRLQHITDHMFDLVALADPNGNFTFMSKSHECLGYQPEELIGEPVTVLVHPDDIPLVTRELNRFLQSGKNSQPVKYRCRCKNGNFLWLETMGKIIYDEAGEVRELLFSSRDISQRIQQEESIRNQNALIRALINSIPDPIFYKDLHGIYLGGNTTYATYMGMPLESIIGKTDYDLYPKKQADLHRTYDAKALRSSTGHRNEEWITYPDGRKTLVDVLKTPYKDHQGTIIGILGIARDITGLKKTEENLLEFNSLLELKNLELEQAMQLAHTANEAKSRYLAHMNHEMRTPLNGFIGFLQLMEKTDMTEEQKEFMGHMKHSASHMLSIISNVLDYARIEAREIHLEKQPFYPAEEIRMAIAPLIALAQEKSLLLHSDLPNNLPRQVWGDPQRLRQIILNIGGNAIKFTRKGKVSLSISCLESSEDHHLFQLVVEDTGPGMTEEALNKLFQPFYQGDDGSFRQTSGTGLGLPITKELVELMDGTIQVFSTPGKGTRVETVLKVGAFPS; this is encoded by the coding sequence ATGAGAAACCTACAGGCTCTGCTAGAAAAAGCTACTCGACTCCAGCATATTACAGATCATATGTTTGACCTGGTAGCACTAGCTGATCCTAATGGAAATTTCACGTTTATGAGTAAATCCCATGAATGCCTCGGATATCAGCCAGAAGAATTAATTGGCGAACCCGTAACAGTCCTCGTTCACCCCGATGATATCCCTTTGGTAACAAGGGAACTTAACCGTTTTCTACAGAGTGGAAAAAATAGTCAACCTGTGAAATATCGATGCCGATGCAAAAACGGAAATTTCTTATGGCTGGAAACCATGGGGAAAATCATCTATGACGAGGCAGGCGAAGTTAGGGAACTTCTTTTTAGTTCCCGCGATATCTCTCAGCGTATCCAGCAGGAGGAATCTATACGAAATCAAAATGCGTTGATTAGGGCTCTGATCAATTCCATACCAGATCCTATTTTTTACAAAGATTTACATGGCATATACTTGGGCGGTAATACCACCTATGCCACCTATATGGGGATGCCTCTGGAGTCCATCATCGGAAAAACAGATTATGATCTTTATCCTAAAAAACAAGCAGACCTTCACCGGACATATGATGCGAAGGCATTAAGAAGCTCGACAGGCCATCGTAACGAAGAATGGATCACTTATCCAGATGGCCGAAAAACACTGGTCGACGTATTAAAAACACCGTACAAAGATCATCAAGGCACCATCATTGGTATCTTGGGCATTGCCAGAGACATTACAGGCCTTAAAAAAACAGAAGAGAACCTATTGGAATTCAATTCCTTACTGGAGTTAAAAAATCTGGAGTTGGAGCAGGCCATGCAATTGGCTCATACTGCCAACGAAGCCAAAAGCCGTTATTTAGCCCATATGAACCATGAAATGCGTACTCCCTTAAACGGCTTTATCGGGTTTTTACAACTGATGGAAAAAACCGATATGACCGAAGAACAAAAAGAATTTATGGGTCATATGAAACATTCCGCTAGTCATATGTTAAGCATTATCAGCAATGTATTGGATTATGCCAGAATAGAAGCAAGGGAAATACACTTGGAAAAGCAGCCCTTCTATCCAGCAGAAGAAATCAGAATGGCTATCGCTCCACTGATTGCCCTTGCACAGGAAAAATCCCTTCTTCTTCATTCCGACCTGCCCAACAACCTTCCTCGACAAGTGTGGGGAGATCCGCAACGTTTGCGACAAATCATTCTTAACATCGGCGGAAACGCTATCAAGTTCACCCGTAAAGGTAAGGTCTCTCTCTCAATAAGCTGTCTGGAGTCCTCTGAGGATCATCATCTTTTCCAGCTGGTGGTCGAAGACACCGGTCCTGGCATGACAGAAGAAGCTTTAAACAAGTTATTCCAACCCTTCTACCAAGGAGATGACGGTTCATTTCGCCAAACCAGTGGTACTGGCCTGGGATTACCGATCACCAAAGAATTGGTCGAGCTAATGGATGGTACCATTCAAGTCTTCAGTACTCCAGGAAAAGGAACAAGAGTGGAAACTGTCTTAAAAGTCGGCGCCTTCCCCTCTTAA
- a CDS encoding FMN-binding protein, with protein MDKKQMSGALVLVVLTVGILFGFSVMGDDALADATKHEVTADGYGGPIHLEVYLQGDEVVDIRVMEQNETEGIGDVAIEEMVAKIMEAQSTEVDVHSGATVSSNAVIAAVNKALGKDSASEDSEEPSASDYQAEGVLAMAPGYGGDIVLDVIMDGDDILDIKVLDHKETEGIGDVAIESMVDKILQAQSADVDVETGATVSSEAVIKAVAEAAGQNVSKSEAPADPAAEYDLETYEPEGVLVSGKGFQDRYDMYLDVIFEGSELVEIRVIQHNETKGFGDGALRVVPERIVNQQTTEVDVQTGATWTSTAIIELVQQAIDEAGIDLTEQEVEEEEGPAPAAGG; from the coding sequence ATGGACAAAAAACAAATGTCGGGAGCTTTGGTTCTTGTTGTTCTGACAGTTGGAATTCTTTTTGGATTCAGTGTAATGGGGGATGATGCTTTAGCCGATGCGACAAAACATGAAGTGACAGCCGATGGGTATGGCGGACCGATTCATTTGGAAGTATACCTTCAAGGTGATGAGGTGGTTGATATTCGGGTGATGGAGCAAAATGAAACGGAAGGCATTGGCGATGTAGCGATTGAAGAAATGGTTGCAAAAATAATGGAAGCTCAATCGACGGAAGTTGACGTGCACAGTGGTGCTACCGTTTCCTCTAATGCGGTGATCGCCGCGGTAAATAAGGCCCTGGGGAAGGATAGTGCCAGCGAAGATTCAGAAGAACCATCAGCCAGCGACTATCAAGCAGAAGGGGTTCTTGCCATGGCACCTGGCTATGGTGGGGATATTGTTCTTGATGTGATCATGGATGGTGATGATATTCTGGACATTAAGGTATTAGATCATAAAGAAACAGAAGGCATTGGCGATGTAGCCATCGAATCGATGGTTGATAAAATTCTTCAGGCTCAAAGCGCCGATGTGGATGTCGAAACAGGTGCAACGGTTTCTTCGGAAGCTGTGATAAAAGCGGTGGCAGAAGCTGCTGGTCAAAATGTGTCTAAGAGCGAAGCGCCGGCAGATCCTGCGGCAGAATATGATCTGGAAACCTATGAACCAGAAGGTGTTTTAGTATCTGGAAAAGGTTTTCAGGATCGGTATGATATGTATCTGGACGTTATTTTTGAAGGAAGCGAATTGGTAGAAATTAGAGTGATCCAGCATAATGAGACCAAAGGCTTTGGAGATGGTGCTTTGCGGGTAGTGCCGGAAAGAATTGTCAATCAGCAGACCACAGAAGTTGATGTGCAAACAGGAGCCACATGGACTTCGACGGCGATTATAGAACTTGTACAACAAGCGATTGATGAAGCCGGTATTGATCTTACAGAACAGGAAGTTGAGGAAGAGGAAGGCCCGGCTCCTGCAGCGGGTGGCTGA
- a CDS encoding sigma-54 interaction domain-containing protein produces MKIVLLAGTDQTKVRLHQQMEELFQGLFPILSYAIDTGLPEAIEADLVVFSSKQVADEIREKNLLSESQQSVTAVRTIPMDHLDQVMKLAKGERVLLVNDRMETALESIEALRRIGVDHIEMIPWAPREALPLSLPEIAITPGEGYLVPADISKVVDIGPRVLDFSTIAAILYHTGYYQNYSTAFSEGYLKKIIHMASKLADSHREIETLNQHLSEVIDGLNDGLMVFNQEGWVSVLNEKARQLLKVPNPGKSPIALARLLSSAELKHFLLYEEVQEKILMLFQQEILVKKLVDPKSLTTTVILKNVQETIASGNQIKRDLMRRGFYARYTFDDLIGSSVAMEKVKKTSRKLAASELTVLLVGESGTGKEIVASSIHNASPRREGPFLAVNFSALSDELIESELFGYEEGAFTGARKGGKIGLFEQADGGTIFLDEIGDISGKVQSRLLRVLQEKEIMPVGGHEIRSINVRVVAATNQNLETLVSKGVFREDLYYRLKTGFIHLPPLRQRQEDILPLVTHFIAMETKRRILLEEKVSQVMKRYHWPGNVRELQNLVAYMLAVTDEDRLTLEDFPDSHFFSQELPFSVNKMTFSQALKPEEEKVLHLMAVFQQQGKKTGRESLCKALQLEENESNKDSDLRYVQWTFHQVRVVMESLVEKGMIQAGTGRQGSRLTEKGFRYVEKQKKQSII; encoded by the coding sequence ATGAAAATTGTTTTGCTGGCCGGAACGGATCAAACGAAAGTAAGGCTTCATCAACAAATGGAAGAATTATTTCAAGGGTTATTTCCAATCCTGTCCTATGCCATTGATACCGGATTGCCTGAAGCGATAGAGGCAGATCTAGTTGTTTTTTCCAGCAAACAGGTAGCGGATGAAATAAGAGAAAAAAATTTACTTTCGGAAAGTCAGCAAAGTGTAACGGCTGTGCGGACGATACCGATGGATCACTTGGATCAAGTGATGAAACTGGCTAAAGGGGAACGGGTATTACTGGTGAATGACAGAATGGAAACGGCATTAGAAAGCATAGAAGCTTTACGGCGTATTGGTGTTGATCATATAGAAATGATCCCCTGGGCGCCAAGGGAAGCCTTGCCACTTTCTTTACCGGAGATAGCCATTACACCGGGAGAAGGATACTTGGTGCCTGCTGATATTTCGAAAGTGGTAGATATTGGTCCTCGTGTTCTTGATTTTTCAACGATTGCAGCGATTCTTTACCATACAGGTTACTATCAAAACTATTCTACCGCTTTTTCGGAAGGATATCTGAAGAAAATCATCCATATGGCTTCTAAATTAGCGGATTCACATCGAGAAATTGAAACCTTGAACCAGCATCTGAGTGAAGTGATAGATGGACTCAATGATGGGCTTATGGTATTTAATCAGGAGGGCTGGGTGAGCGTCCTGAATGAAAAAGCCAGGCAGTTGTTGAAAGTGCCGAATCCTGGAAAAAGCCCCATCGCTTTGGCCCGATTGCTTTCCTCTGCTGAATTAAAACATTTTTTGTTATATGAAGAGGTTCAGGAAAAAATACTGATGCTTTTTCAACAGGAAATATTGGTGAAAAAGCTGGTAGATCCCAAATCCTTAACAACGACCGTTATTCTTAAAAATGTTCAGGAAACCATTGCCTCTGGTAATCAAATAAAACGAGATCTGATGCGTCGGGGCTTTTATGCACGATATACCTTTGATGACTTGATTGGCAGTTCTGTAGCTATGGAAAAAGTAAAAAAAACATCCCGTAAGCTGGCGGCCAGCGAGTTGACGGTTTTATTGGTTGGAGAAAGTGGAACTGGAAAAGAAATTGTTGCCAGCTCTATTCATAATGCATCGCCTCGGAGGGAAGGACCTTTTTTAGCCGTTAACTTTAGTGCTTTATCCGATGAACTGATTGAAAGTGAGCTGTTTGGTTATGAAGAAGGCGCTTTTACGGGTGCTCGCAAAGGTGGGAAAATAGGTCTTTTTGAGCAAGCAGACGGAGGTACTATTTTTTTAGATGAAATTGGTGATATTTCTGGAAAAGTTCAGTCCAGACTATTGCGGGTGTTGCAGGAAAAAGAAATTATGCCGGTAGGTGGCCATGAGATACGAAGCATTAATGTTAGAGTGGTGGCGGCAACCAATCAAAACCTGGAAACGCTTGTATCGAAAGGTGTCTTTCGGGAAGATTTATACTATCGGCTGAAAACCGGCTTTATTCATTTGCCACCTCTAAGGCAACGTCAAGAAGATATCCTTCCACTTGTCACTCATTTTATTGCAATGGAAACAAAGCGTCGCATTCTGCTAGAAGAGAAGGTCAGCCAAGTAATGAAAAGATATCATTGGCCGGGAAATGTACGAGAATTACAAAACCTGGTTGCTTATATGTTAGCTGTAACAGATGAAGACCGTTTGACATTAGAAGATTTTCCGGACTCTCATTTTTTCAGTCAAGAACTACCTTTCTCTGTGAATAAAATGACCTTTTCTCAAGCTTTGAAACCGGAAGAAGAAAAAGTACTTCATTTGATGGCGGTTTTTCAGCAACAAGGGAAAAAAACCGGAAGGGAAAGTTTATGCAAAGCATTACAGTTAGAAGAAAATGAAAGTAATAAGGATTCAGACTTACGGTATGTACAATGGACGTTTCACCAAGTGAGAGTAGTGATGGAAAGTTTAGTGGAAAAAGGGATGATTCAGGCCGGTACAGGACGACAAGGAAGCCGATTGACGGAGAAAGGCTTCCGATATGTGGAAAAGCAGAAAAAGCAAAGCATCATTTAA